Proteins encoded by one window of Psychromonas sp. L1A2:
- a CDS encoding type IV pilus modification PilV family protein has translation MRLKVKGFTFIEILMSLIVVSLTAVSISGLQIKVAEQQGNNIAHASAISMATAKVEEMISLLDPDDLIALHNSSEANVQVANTEFSILWNISNVASEYNAGDDFKQIKMDISWVNNEGNVQYYKHLQQINLGSLLSSADTLFPTIVTTNISSNQIIYFDPNIEYKEGAFTIYDSYLYQATSDYSIGSDAPQATIDPDTGLFISRNGWQSYGQIDNANLLNNSNLASLF, from the coding sequence ATGCGTTTAAAAGTAAAAGGGTTTACATTTATAGAGATTTTAATGTCATTAATAGTGGTGAGTTTAACTGCAGTGAGTATTAGTGGCTTACAAATAAAAGTAGCTGAGCAACAAGGTAATAATATTGCTCATGCTTCAGCGATTTCAATGGCGACTGCGAAGGTAGAGGAAATGATTAGTCTCCTTGATCCCGATGATTTAATCGCATTACATAATTCATCAGAAGCCAACGTGCAGGTGGCTAATACTGAGTTTTCTATATTATGGAACATTAGCAACGTAGCAAGCGAATACAATGCGGGAGATGACTTTAAGCAAATTAAAATGGATATTTCTTGGGTTAATAACGAAGGAAACGTGCAATATTATAAGCACTTACAGCAAATCAATTTAGGTTCATTATTATCAAGCGCTGATACGCTATTCCCTACGATCGTAACAACCAACATATCATCTAATCAAATCATTTATTTTGACCCTAATATAGAATATAAAGAAGGAGCGTTTACCATCTATGATAGTTATTTATATCAAGCTACATCTGATTATTCGATTGGTAGTGATGCTCCTCAGGCAACTATAGATCCTGATACAGGTCTTTTTATTAGTCGCAACGGTTGGCAAAGCTATGGGCAAATAGATAATGCTAATCTACTAAATAACAGTAACTTAGCTTCGTTGTTTTAG
- a CDS encoding SlyX family protein, with protein sequence MNSTQIELEDRIEQLEMKVAFQEDNIDTLNKEIFEQQRRTQQLIEQVALLAVKLKESEPNQLASEKEEMRPPHY encoded by the coding sequence ATGAATAGCACACAAATAGAATTAGAAGATCGTATCGAACAATTGGAAATGAAAGTGGCTTTTCAAGAAGATAATATCGATACATTAAATAAAGAAATCTTTGAACAACAACGACGTACACAACAACTTATTGAACAAGTTGCTTTATTGGCTGTTAAATTAAAAGAGAGTGAACCGAACCAACTAGCCTCTGAAAAAGAAGAGATGCGCCCACCTCATTATTAA
- a CDS encoding histidine phosphatase family protein, protein MTDLYLIRHGETLFNQLGCFQGHSDSPLTEVGQQQALSLVSYFKAIPLQQLYCSDLGRAIISATPLSDAKKLPLQTCPRLREISYDYLDGQAKRQLTEEDKHKLTRLFSAELNYRIGKGETLAEVQMRLFKKINEIEAAHSGQSIAVITHGLSIVMLIKKILHIPVDAPRQFNIHNASVCHLSFKSGKWVLQSIERNDLS, encoded by the coding sequence ATGACTGATTTATATTTAATTCGCCACGGTGAAACCTTATTTAATCAACTTGGTTGCTTTCAAGGTCATTCAGATAGTCCATTAACAGAGGTTGGGCAGCAACAAGCTTTAAGTCTAGTGAGTTACTTTAAGGCGATACCATTGCAGCAACTTTATTGTAGTGACTTAGGTAGAGCAATAATCTCTGCAACACCGCTTTCAGATGCAAAAAAACTACCACTACAAACTTGCCCTAGATTACGAGAAATTAGTTATGACTATTTAGATGGTCAAGCTAAACGACAATTAACAGAAGAAGATAAACATAAGTTAACACGTTTATTTTCAGCTGAATTAAATTATCGGATTGGTAAAGGCGAAACATTAGCAGAAGTGCAAATGCGTTTATTTAAGAAGATCAATGAAATTGAAGCGGCACATTCAGGTCAATCTATTGCGGTGATAACACATGGCTTATCAATTGTGATGTTAATTAAAAAGATCCTACATATTCCGGTAGATGCTCCTCGTCAATTTAATATTCATAATGCCAGTGTCTGTCATTTATCATTTAAATCTGGAAAGTGGGTATTACAAAGTATCGAACGTAATGATCTTTCTTAA
- a CDS encoding viperin family antiviral radical SAM protein, protein MTINNIKANKIKELVINWHITEACNYKCNYCFAKWGKPNELHRSLSAVDKLLSNLSEYFIRSDSSLKAKLKYDEVRINIAGGEPMMLGDTFLNILRLAKKKGFKTSVITNGHYLLNNKINLPENILDMVGISFDSQNYATRQLIGRADRKGNSLGADDLKVVLMELTRTQKGIKTKINTVVNIHNWQENFTELISEIKPDKWKVLHVMPYGSDELLISDEQFNSFIEKHRNESLSIYAESNLAMTESYLMIDPKGCFYQNVSNISGYKYSEAINDVGVEVALKQVNFNQAVFSARYFPIEASLCEI, encoded by the coding sequence ATGACAATTAATAATATTAAAGCAAATAAGATTAAAGAGTTAGTCATAAATTGGCATATAACGGAAGCTTGTAATTATAAATGCAATTATTGTTTTGCTAAGTGGGGAAAACCAAATGAGTTGCATCGTTCGCTTAGTGCTGTTGATAAATTACTCAGTAACTTATCAGAATATTTTATAAGGAGTGATTCTTCTTTAAAGGCAAAGCTAAAATATGATGAAGTGCGAATTAATATTGCTGGAGGAGAACCGATGATGTTAGGTGATACATTTTTAAATATTTTACGATTAGCAAAAAAGAAAGGATTCAAAACATCGGTCATTACTAATGGTCATTATTTGTTAAATAATAAAATTAATCTTCCTGAGAATATATTAGATATGGTCGGAATAAGTTTCGACAGTCAAAACTACGCAACAAGGCAATTGATTGGTAGAGCTGATAGAAAAGGAAATTCATTAGGTGCTGATGATTTAAAAGTTGTTTTAATGGAGCTAACTCGGACACAAAAAGGTATTAAAACTAAAATTAATACAGTGGTAAATATACATAATTGGCAAGAAAATTTTACTGAATTAATTTCTGAAATAAAACCCGATAAGTGGAAAGTGTTACATGTTATGCCCTATGGCTCTGATGAACTTCTTATTTCAGATGAGCAATTTAATTCTTTTATTGAAAAGCATCGTAATGAAAGTTTATCTATTTATGCAGAGTCAAACCTAGCAATGACCGAGTCCTATTTAATGATAGATCCCAAAGGTTGTTTTTATCAAAACGTTTCTAATATTTCTGGTTATAAATACAGTGAAGCTATAAATGATGTAGGGGTTGAAGTTGCTTTAAAACAAGTCAATTTTAATCAAGCCGTTTTTAGTGCTCGTTACTTTCCAATTGAAGCAAGCTTATGCGAAATTTAG
- a CDS encoding NAD(P)/FAD-dependent oxidoreductase, translating to MDNVIGFDVIIIGAGASGLMCAVEAGKRGRKVLLIEHAKRIGQKIIMSGGGRCNFTNLYVEPSNFLCSNPHFVKSALSRYTQWDFIALVDKHNIAWHERDHGQLFCDDSAKQIVGMLLDEAKAANVTIKTQCEVTEHQQVADNHFTVNTTHGEFECQSLVVATGGLSLPKLGATPFAYQLAEKYNLPVKPTRAGLVPFTLQPVLKDKLTELSGISLPATATAIKKNATKKDHPMSFSEALLFTHRGLSGPVILQISNYWQAGDTISIDLLPGEDLNQLLNQTQQDRPEIALKTVLSHHLPKRVVECLLGFAEIESRPLKQFNEKELLQVVELFHQWQPLINGTEGYRTAEVTLGGIDTDVISSKTMECKSVKGLYFVGEAMDVTGWLGGFNFAWCWSCGWAAGQEV from the coding sequence GTGGATAATGTGATTGGTTTTGATGTGATTATTATTGGCGCAGGCGCGTCTGGTTTGATGTGTGCAGTTGAAGCGGGTAAACGCGGACGTAAGGTCTTGTTAATTGAGCATGCAAAACGTATTGGCCAAAAAATAATAATGAGTGGAGGAGGGCGTTGTAACTTCACCAACTTATACGTTGAGCCAAGTAACTTCCTATGTAGTAACCCACATTTTGTAAAATCAGCACTAAGCCGTTATACACAATGGGACTTTATTGCGCTGGTGGACAAACATAATATCGCTTGGCATGAGCGAGACCACGGACAATTATTTTGTGATGATAGCGCAAAGCAAATTGTAGGCATGTTATTAGATGAAGCTAAAGCCGCTAACGTCACCATCAAAACACAATGCGAAGTAACGGAACATCAGCAAGTAGCTGATAATCATTTTACCGTGAACACCACGCACGGTGAGTTTGAGTGCCAATCGTTAGTCGTAGCAACCGGTGGGCTTTCTTTACCTAAACTAGGCGCAACGCCTTTTGCTTATCAATTAGCTGAAAAATACAATCTACCCGTTAAACCAACTCGTGCAGGGCTGGTTCCTTTTACATTACAACCTGTACTCAAAGACAAACTCACTGAGCTATCTGGTATAAGCCTTCCTGCAACCGCGACAGCCATCAAGAAGAATGCAACAAAGAAAGACCATCCAATGAGTTTTAGTGAAGCACTTTTATTTACACATCGTGGTTTAAGTGGCCCAGTTATTTTACAAATATCTAACTATTGGCAAGCGGGTGATACGATCTCAATTGACCTTTTACCAGGTGAAGATCTAAACCAGCTACTTAATCAAACACAACAAGATCGTCCTGAAATAGCATTAAAAACCGTCTTGTCACACCATTTACCGAAACGTGTCGTGGAATGTTTACTAGGCTTCGCTGAAATCGAAAGCCGCCCATTAAAACAGTTTAATGAAAAAGAACTCTTACAAGTCGTTGAACTCTTCCACCAATGGCAACCACTGATCAACGGCACCGAAGGCTACAGAACAGCCGAAGTGACATTAGGCGGTATCGATACTGATGTTATCTCTTCTAAAACCATGGAATGTAAATCAGTTAAAGGATTATATTTTGTAGGTGAAGCAATGGATGTAACCGGTTGGCTCGGAGGCTTTAACTTCGCATGGTGTTGGAGCTGCGGCTGGGCGGCTGGGCAAGAGGTTTAG
- a CDS encoding NRDE family protein, which produces MCTLTYRLTEQGYQLFFNRDEQRTRPQAIQPTKNTLLKSVYPIDPTGGGTWIAVHENGVSLALLNYYQAQIDPSFKNFVSRGVIIPHLLSHIDDIHQQLLTMDLSVYQAFQLCVFNSDLSIQDNKREKAYQYIWDGQQLTFAALSAETSLPITSSGVDFETVSVYRQQQFNHLISTKQATAADYINYHQHQGESGKCSVKMYREDAKTVSFTQIEVNQEKSLGNKINVEYVDYLMPLSDNVLSLTL; this is translated from the coding sequence ATGTGTACATTAACTTATCGTTTAACCGAACAGGGTTACCAACTCTTTTTTAATCGAGATGAACAACGTACTCGCCCACAAGCTATCCAGCCTACCAAAAATACATTGTTGAAATCTGTTTATCCTATTGATCCTACTGGTGGTGGAACATGGATTGCGGTTCATGAAAATGGTGTAAGTTTAGCATTATTAAATTATTACCAAGCTCAAATTGATCCATCCTTCAAAAATTTTGTTAGCCGTGGCGTTATCATTCCTCATTTGTTATCTCATATTGATGATATTCATCAGCAATTATTAACTATGGATTTAAGTGTATACCAAGCGTTTCAATTATGTGTTTTCAATAGTGATTTATCTATTCAAGATAATAAAAGAGAAAAAGCTTATCAATATATTTGGGATGGGCAACAACTTACTTTCGCAGCATTATCCGCTGAAACGTCATTACCGATCACTTCATCAGGAGTGGATTTTGAAACAGTTTCAGTTTATCGACAACAACAATTCAATCATTTAATTAGTACAAAACAAGCAACAGCTGCTGACTATATCAATTACCATCAGCATCAAGGTGAATCAGGGAAGTGTTCAGTTAAAATGTATCGAGAAGATGCAAAAACAGTGAGTTTTACACAGATAGAAGTAAACCAAGAAAAAAGTTTAGGTAATAAAATAAATGTTGAATACGTCGATTATCTAATGCCGCTTTCTGATAACGTATTATCACTTACTCTCTAA
- a CDS encoding WD40 repeat domain-containing protein: protein MQIANTFKSLLLLSTLLLSACEQYSQPSQQFEHAVQGAFSTDISQNGDYSLISSIHHGISLWDNRNNKLLFNWYHHNNQNNDVFIVRLSSNNSVALSASRNEFALWDTKTGKSLGFYKVSDSPIRDIQLSENGQYVVYGQVNGKLVHINLRNGRRLEVPLHREKINSIDMSSNGRYVLSGGNDHQAFLWDTETAQVIQQFQFDQRISRVRLEKNGRFAFIADTQKASQIWDLKTGKLKSTLIYHARQSIFSSVRFVKDGQYLLTGNATKSVVLWDTNTGLKVQDWTVTPRKETRPKTAVVYSATLWSDSAIVTESSAGLLEIWPLAPL, encoded by the coding sequence ATGCAAATAGCTAATACTTTTAAATCCCTTTTACTCTTAAGCACCCTATTATTATCTGCTTGTGAGCAATACTCACAACCCTCACAGCAATTTGAACATGCTGTACAGGGCGCGTTTAGTACGGATATCTCTCAAAATGGAGATTATTCGCTTATTTCTTCCATTCACCACGGTATCAGTCTGTGGGATAACCGTAACAATAAACTACTATTTAATTGGTATCACCATAACAATCAAAATAATGATGTTTTTATTGTACGTTTATCTTCAAATAATAGCGTTGCCTTGTCTGCAAGCCGCAATGAATTTGCCCTTTGGGATACCAAAACAGGGAAATCGTTGGGTTTTTATAAAGTCTCAGACTCACCAATCCGAGATATCCAATTATCTGAGAACGGCCAATATGTAGTATATGGACAGGTTAACGGTAAGTTAGTTCATATAAACCTACGTAACGGGCGACGTTTAGAAGTACCTTTACATCGAGAAAAAATAAATAGTATTGATATGTCGAGCAATGGTCGTTATGTCTTATCTGGCGGTAATGATCATCAAGCGTTTTTATGGGATACAGAAACAGCACAGGTAATACAACAATTTCAATTTGACCAACGTATTAGTAGGGTGAGATTAGAAAAAAATGGACGCTTTGCTTTTATCGCTGACACGCAAAAAGCATCGCAAATATGGGATTTAAAAACGGGTAAGCTAAAAAGCACACTTATTTATCATGCACGCCAGTCAATATTTTCATCGGTACGTTTTGTCAAAGACGGGCAATATTTATTAACAGGAAATGCGACTAAGTCTGTTGTGCTATGGGATACCAATACAGGTTTAAAAGTACAAGACTGGACTGTGACCCCAAGAAAAGAAACACGCCCTAAAACAGCTGTAGTATACTCTGCAACATTATGGAGCGATTCAGCTATTGTAACTGAGAGTTCTGCAGGATTATTAGAAATTTGGCCACTAGCGCCTTTATAA
- a CDS encoding DinB family protein, whose product MIESQLIILQQAKTYLTSVSESQYTQVITPTFMSSAGAHMRHILDHYYSVINGFPEGLIDYDKRSRGGVVESCPKAAQKAIEEISTFLKSLTTEQLQKTVKLSTEISVVDKQVAIVDTTLGREVIFVGSHAVHHLATIKHIAQAQEVKVEGDLGIAPATATFLRTG is encoded by the coding sequence ATGATTGAAAGCCAACTGATTATATTACAGCAAGCTAAGACTTACTTAACCTCTGTCTCAGAGTCGCAATATACACAAGTTATTACGCCAACTTTTATGAGTTCTGCTGGTGCGCATATGCGTCATATTTTAGACCATTATTATTCGGTGATAAATGGTTTTCCAGAAGGCTTAATTGACTACGACAAACGTAGTCGTGGTGGGGTCGTTGAAAGCTGTCCGAAAGCGGCACAAAAGGCAATTGAAGAAATATCTACTTTTCTAAAGTCATTAACGACAGAGCAACTTCAAAAGACGGTTAAATTATCAACCGAAATATCAGTGGTAGATAAGCAAGTAGCGATTGTAGATACAACACTTGGACGAGAAGTCATTTTTGTTGGAAGCCATGCCGTTCACCATTTAGCTACGATTAAGCATATTGCCCAAGCGCAAGAAGTGAAAGTAGAAGGCGATTTAGGTATTGCACCTGCAACAGCGACTTTTTTACGTACAGGTTAA
- a CDS encoding ankyrin repeat domain-containing protein yields the protein MATFPTFESVLIEIASALGVNKGIQTKKKQKFKNTEMSLENMHSTWKSILSDISNALGLNQEVADDLIVNIEHSFQIHKIIELEIFTFKASKQKILWNYLVRIFIPTIARHAVFWQIESKVDTGMPGGRFWYLPVINSDKKIQLPVQHVLEWLIDLIEEPRANVAKKIESDLRIYSNSGTVLRNLHNWQKAKNMPEISSIKNTFPDEVELTFKGSFILKGTEPDFIQALNFINNKGLSAEILQHEIDINLKDLKKILKSECSEHDKIEFTLKLQERYQKPSSQTIRQRLLVARAVQEGYQRLIKFLTPKIDKFNVDFEKNKTLQLIHLYEMVYNKTMEAHVETYIEDYHLRQKAENEYFTQHLPPLLRYDLLLCFSYEKYPTIPLVAPLLNKKFSKKGEEERIDDIFPTSKEGIELSNKTYRKNLKQDVLFEKKCNELTDILQQNKAPFKTLKNINDFDLVYETFNASYSNPNIKPLILKRLSELALTETHKIKKIILELNEIFTIKKFNNSTENSVKILLEQASTNTEYDFWSPTLLRFNAYHHIGKNNFKEAERLFNQAMDECKNFNFGPLRGELARDAFAIAISNQKLIPNNHEKYFRDIIFWGGLEAPKSSNASLPSIFDVSRELHEYFWNNLYKCYPNYTPLFSNSQNDFKLFLNDIAPHIKAGTAIDKVLKKHKHLKNKQLKHPQSDSIIFLLMKVSYDMFAKFKEHETRINIQQEIMLEAKSIFKKSIHVIRAVIQEWPEIVDLSDFKQQTPLMLAANYKDYKTVEVLLNAKANPNLKDITGRTALHAACASRCSKSANLLIENGIDGAIANFEGSTALHTSVRLGEVNITRILLKHFPELAFIEDFDGKTPLQLAHKIANDISIYHYLQHHLKLENRTIVTHETYKDLLQLF from the coding sequence ATGGCTACTTTTCCAACATTCGAATCGGTTCTAATTGAAATTGCCAGTGCGTTAGGGGTAAATAAAGGGATACAGACCAAGAAGAAACAAAAATTCAAAAATACTGAGATGTCACTGGAGAATATGCATTCAACATGGAAAAGCATTTTAAGTGATATTTCAAATGCCTTAGGGTTAAATCAAGAAGTAGCAGATGATTTAATAGTAAATATAGAACATTCTTTTCAAATTCATAAAATCATTGAACTCGAGATTTTTACCTTTAAAGCTTCAAAACAAAAAATACTATGGAACTACCTTGTAAGAATATTCATACCGACCATAGCCAGACATGCTGTTTTTTGGCAAATTGAATCAAAGGTTGATACAGGTATGCCAGGAGGGCGATTTTGGTACTTACCTGTTATCAATAGCGATAAAAAAATTCAATTGCCTGTTCAACATGTATTAGAATGGTTAATCGATTTAATTGAAGAACCAAGAGCAAATGTAGCGAAAAAAATTGAATCTGATCTGCGCATATATAGTAATTCAGGGACTGTTCTCAGAAACCTTCACAATTGGCAAAAAGCTAAAAACATGCCTGAAATATCTTCAATAAAAAATACATTTCCAGATGAAGTAGAGTTAACATTTAAAGGCAGCTTTATACTAAAAGGAACCGAGCCAGATTTTATACAAGCATTGAATTTTATTAATAATAAAGGCCTTTCCGCAGAAATACTTCAGCATGAGATAGACATTAATCTTAAAGATTTAAAAAAAATATTAAAATCAGAATGCTCTGAACATGATAAAATAGAATTTACTTTAAAATTACAGGAAAGATATCAAAAACCTTCGTCACAAACGATTCGACAAAGGTTGTTAGTTGCTAGAGCAGTACAAGAAGGTTATCAACGGTTAATAAAATTTTTAACCCCAAAAATTGATAAATTCAATGTAGATTTTGAGAAAAACAAAACCTTACAACTCATACATTTATATGAAATGGTCTACAACAAAACAATGGAGGCGCACGTTGAAACTTATATTGAAGATTATCATTTAAGACAAAAGGCCGAAAATGAATATTTTACCCAGCATTTGCCTCCACTTTTAAGATATGACTTATTACTTTGTTTCAGCTATGAGAAATATCCAACTATTCCGTTAGTTGCGCCATTATTAAATAAAAAATTTTCAAAAAAAGGAGAGGAGGAGAGGATTGATGACATATTTCCTACTTCTAAAGAAGGCATTGAACTCAGCAATAAAACATACAGAAAAAATTTAAAACAAGACGTGCTTTTTGAAAAAAAATGCAATGAATTAACAGATATATTACAACAGAATAAAGCACCATTCAAAACACTCAAAAATATAAATGATTTTGATTTAGTCTATGAAACATTTAATGCAAGTTATTCCAACCCAAACATTAAACCATTAATTTTAAAACGATTGTCAGAACTAGCACTAACAGAAACCCATAAAATAAAAAAAATAATTCTTGAATTAAACGAAATATTTACAATAAAAAAATTCAATAACAGTACCGAAAATTCTGTGAAAATTCTTCTAGAGCAAGCCAGTACGAATACAGAGTATGATTTTTGGAGCCCCACCTTACTGAGATTTAATGCATACCATCATATTGGGAAAAACAATTTCAAAGAGGCTGAAAGACTTTTCAATCAAGCGATGGATGAGTGTAAAAACTTTAACTTTGGCCCCCTCCGTGGTGAGTTGGCACGAGATGCTTTTGCTATTGCAATATCGAACCAAAAGCTTATTCCGAATAACCATGAAAAATATTTCAGAGATATAATTTTTTGGGGTGGTTTAGAGGCTCCAAAATCAAGTAATGCAAGTCTTCCTTCAATTTTTGATGTTTCACGCGAACTTCATGAATACTTTTGGAATAACTTATATAAGTGTTATCCAAATTACACTCCATTATTTTCTAACTCACAGAATGACTTTAAACTGTTTTTAAATGATATTGCACCTCATATCAAGGCTGGCACGGCTATCGATAAAGTATTAAAGAAACATAAACATTTAAAAAACAAACAACTTAAACACCCTCAATCCGACAGTATTATCTTTTTATTAATGAAAGTCAGCTATGATATGTTCGCTAAATTTAAGGAGCACGAAACTAGAATTAACATTCAACAAGAAATCATGTTAGAAGCTAAATCAATCTTTAAGAAAAGTATCCACGTAATTAGAGCTGTAATTCAAGAATGGCCAGAAATTGTGGATCTTTCTGATTTCAAGCAGCAAACACCTCTTATGCTTGCTGCAAATTACAAAGATTACAAAACAGTTGAAGTATTATTAAATGCAAAAGCCAACCCTAATTTAAAAGACATAACGGGAAGAACGGCTCTGCACGCAGCTTGTGCAAGTCGATGTTCAAAATCAGCGAACCTTCTGATTGAAAATGGTATTGATGGAGCTATAGCTAATTTTGAAGGATCAACTGCACTACATACATCTGTTCGACTCGGTGAAGTTAATATTACAAGGATATTATTAAAACACTTTCCAGAGTTGGCCTTCATTGAGGATTTTGATGGTAAAACACCACTGCAATTAGCTCACAAAATCGCTAATGATATCTCTATTTATCATTACCTTCAGCATCATCTAAAGTTAGAAAATAGAACAATTGTAACCCATGAAACTTATAAAGATTTACTTCAATTGTTTTAA
- a CDS encoding NYN domain-containing protein produces the protein MNKLNFAVLVDGENASHNDYALILEEVEKHGLVAIKWVYADWTSPQQSGWMNILRNTASSPKQQFHYGKDAADHALVMDAIELINKNSRINAVCIVSSDGGFYSLAQRIREHGLHVMAIGQEKTPERFRKACHNFVYTTNLLAPEEVLEKEDDIDSLLIAAYKKCAQVNEPVYLGDMGTMLKILDSSFDPRTYQCTSLKKLIKDKDDIFNIVDEQIDRCFIELKKKDLTSGYKLLQGKVRKWERLKQFGFIDTAKGSFHFNSNELQMNEKDIAVGLIVNFKAVVEQGTNKKSNNKCPSAFDISL, from the coding sequence ATGAATAAATTGAATTTCGCAGTACTTGTCGATGGTGAGAATGCTTCTCATAATGATTATGCTTTAATTTTAGAAGAGGTAGAGAAACATGGATTAGTTGCTATTAAGTGGGTCTATGCTGACTGGACGTCCCCCCAACAAAGTGGTTGGATGAATATCCTTCGTAATACTGCTTCAAGTCCTAAGCAACAGTTTCATTATGGCAAAGATGCAGCTGATCACGCACTCGTTATGGATGCTATAGAATTAATTAATAAAAATTCTAGAATTAATGCTGTTTGTATAGTCTCTAGTGATGGTGGTTTTTATAGTCTAGCGCAGCGAATTCGTGAGCATGGACTTCATGTCATGGCGATAGGACAAGAAAAAACACCTGAACGGTTTCGAAAGGCTTGCCATAATTTTGTGTATACAACAAATCTCTTAGCTCCTGAAGAAGTGCTTGAAAAAGAAGATGATATCGATTCGTTGTTAATTGCTGCATATAAAAAATGTGCACAAGTAAATGAACCGGTGTACTTAGGTGATATGGGAACAATGCTTAAAATACTCGATTCATCATTTGATCCTCGAACTTATCAATGCACTAGTTTAAAAAAATTAATCAAAGATAAGGATGATATTTTTAATATTGTTGATGAACAAATTGACCGATGTTTTATCGAGTTGAAAAAGAAAGATCTAACTTCAGGGTATAAACTGCTACAAGGAAAAGTTCGTAAGTGGGAACGTTTAAAGCAATTTGGCTTTATTGATACTGCAAAAGGAAGTTTCCATTTTAATTCTAATGAACTGCAAATGAATGAAAAGGATATTGCTGTTGGGCTTATTGTTAATTTTAAAGCCGTTGTTGAACAAGGGACTAATAAAAAATCAAATAATAAGTGCCCATCAGCATTTGATATTTCTCTATAA
- the fkpA gene encoding FKBP-type peptidyl-prolyl cis-trans isomerase, translating to MKNIFKVSLLAAAVALTVGCNEKEEQAAPTQEAAAATFKDANEKAAYAIGASFSRYVSTTLEKQAEFGMALDKEIILQGITDTLRDNSKLTDEEMIETLKAYDTEVKAAAAKQQLELTEKSAAEAKAFLEENAKAEGVTVTDSGLQYSVITKAEGQKPAAEDTVTVHYVGTLLDGTEFDSSVARGEPAKFPLNRVIPGWTEGVQLMSVGEKYKFVIPADLAYGEQGAGSIPPDATLIFEVELLGIEPKADADTKEEAAK from the coding sequence ATGAAAAACATTTTTAAAGTTTCTTTATTAGCAGCAGCTGTTGCATTAACCGTTGGTTGTAATGAAAAAGAAGAGCAAGCGGCACCGACTCAAGAAGCTGCTGCTGCAACATTTAAAGATGCTAACGAAAAAGCAGCCTATGCAATTGGTGCTTCATTTTCTCGTTACGTTTCGACTACATTAGAGAAACAAGCTGAATTCGGTATGGCATTAGATAAAGAAATTATCCTACAAGGTATTACAGATACTTTACGTGATAACTCTAAATTAACTGATGAAGAGATGATCGAAACATTAAAAGCTTACGATACAGAAGTAAAAGCAGCTGCTGCAAAGCAACAGCTTGAATTAACTGAAAAATCAGCTGCAGAAGCAAAAGCATTTTTAGAAGAAAATGCGAAAGCAGAAGGCGTAACAGTCACTGATTCTGGTTTACAGTACTCAGTGATCACTAAAGCTGAAGGTCAAAAACCTGCTGCAGAAGATACTGTCACTGTACATTACGTAGGTACACTACTTGATGGTACTGAGTTTGATAGTTCAGTTGCACGTGGTGAACCAGCTAAATTTCCACTTAACCGCGTCATTCCTGGTTGGACTGAAGGTGTTCAATTAATGAGTGTTGGTGAGAAGTATAAATTTGTTATTCCTGCTGACTTAGCATACGGAGAGCAAGGTGCTGGTTCAATTCCACCAGATGCTACACTTATTTTTGAAGTTGAATTACTAGGTATCGAGCCAAAAGCCGATGCTGACACTAAAGAAGAAGCTGCTAAATAA